The DNA segment AGCTTGTGCATGACTGGAATGTGAACCCGCCACTTAGCTGTTCTGGCTGCCACCGATGAGTAAACGAATATTTTCACATCCTGAGCCCTCCGCCAACGATTTCACCGGGCCACGCTATTGGAAGAGTCTCGATGACTTGGCCGAAACGTCTGAGTTCAAGGACTGGGTAGAGCGGGAATTTCCCGAAGGTGCTTCCGAGCTTGAAGGTGTAGACCGCCGTAAGTTCATGAAGCTGATGGCCGCATCATTCGGTCTGGCCGGAGTCGGAATGGCGGGCTGTCGTCAACCACGTCGATATATCCTACCTTACGCTCAGCAGCCTGAATACACTCCAGTCGGCGTGCCCTCCTACTACAGCACGTCTTTCTCGATTGGTAATCAGACTATTCCTTTGGTCGTGGAGACACACGGTGCACGTCCGATCAAGATTGAAGGAAACCCCAGCTACAAGCCTTTCGGCGGTGGTTCTTCCATCTTTGCGCAGGCAAGTATCCTGGATCTCTATGATCCCGAGCGCTTTACTGATTCTGTCCGCAATGGAGGAAAAGCTTCCAAAGCCGAAGTCTCCACCGCGCTTTCTGAGCTGAGCGAAGCCATGGCATCCGCTAGCGGCGAAGGATACGCAATCGTCACGGGAAAGAGTTCTTCCCCTACGCGCCTCCGACTTTTAGAGACGATTAAGAAAAAATACCCTTCAATATCGATCGTCGAGTATGAGGCGTCCCAACCAGGATTTCAGGAATCTGCTCTAGAAAAATACGCAGGGAAGCCCGTCAAGGCTCTCTACGATTTAACTAAGGCTGAGCGCGTTCTCTCTGTGGGAGCGGATATCACTGGCGGTGAAAATGGTTCCTTGAATTTAATCCGAGGCTTCAGTCAAGGTCGCGCAATCGACGACCCTAAAGAAGCTGATAAGATGAATCGGCTTTACTCGGTGGAAGGCGATTTTTCGCTCACCGGGGGCATGGCTGATCACCGACTCCGCCTGGGTGCGTCTCAGATGCCTGCATTTATTGCCCTGGTAGGAGCGGAAATATTCGAGGCCTTCAACTTTGACGCTGATCTCGTAGCAACGCTGCGCGGAAAGGGAAGTTCCCTACAAGCCCATGATGAATGGATAAAGGCCTGTGCCCAAGACCTCGTAAACCATAAGCAGCATTCTGCTGTGCTTGCTGGTATTCAGCTTCCAGAAGAGGTGCACGTCATCGTAGCGGCCATCAACAAAGTGCTGCACGCGGAAGATGGCGGACTTTTGCGTTATGTCGAAACGCCCAAAACTGCTTCGACTCACTCCATTATTGAGCTGGGTGCTGCGATCTCTGAGGGATCAGTCAAAAACCTCATCGTTTTGAGCTCAAATCCTGCCTTTGACGCTCCCGCTTCAGCGGGTTTTACGGATGCGCTGGGCAAACTCGATTCCCTGACGACGCTTTCTTACTACGATACTGAGAGCACGGAATCTGCGGGTCTTAGAATCGCGGAGTCTCACTATCTGGAGAGCTGGGGTGATGCGCGGACATTCGACGGCACCTTGGTGCCGGTCCAACCAATGATCGAACCGCTTTTCGATACGTTCACCGCTCTGGAGATCTTGGGCATCCTAGCCGGTGAAACGGGTAAAAGCGGCTACGATATGGTGAGTGAGACATTTGCTACTATCGCAAACGGAGACGACGTCGCCACGAAGATGAAGATTTTCCTGTCTGAGGGCTTGCTCCCAGATAGTGGATTTGCTGCTACGTCACTTTCTATCTCTGCTTCAAAGGTGAGTGAGTTTGCCGAGCAGATCATGCCAGCCTCCGTGCTGAGCAAAGATTCCCTTGAGGCAATTTTTGTCCCTAGCAAACATGTCTTCGATGGACGTTACGCGAATAACGGCTGGCTCCTCGAATGTCCAGAGCCGATGACGAAGCTCACCTGGGATAACGCCGTGGTGATCAGTCCACGTCTTGCACGTGAGCTAGAAGAAGAGCAAGGCATTCAGATTTTACCGGGCACCACCATCATACAGTCGATGGGTAAATTCCGAGCCAACGCTCGTGATAACAAATATGTCCGCGGTAAGGAGATTGCGCCGATGGCGGAGATTACTGTGGATGGTGTGACCGTTAAAGCACCGCTCCACGTCATGCCAGGCTTGGCAAATTACAGCGTCATCCTTCCCTATGGATTTGGGCGACGTGTGGTTGGGCGCATCGGGCAGAACACCGGCTTTGATTTCTTTCCACTCAAGTCGACCGACGCCACTACGGCGGTCGGCGTGGACATTAAGCTGACTGAAGAAACCTACGTGCTTGCGAATACTCAGGAGCACTGGTCAATGGAAGGTCGCGCCATCGTCCGCGAGGCTACGGTTGATGACTTCAAAAAACATCCTGACTTCGTTTCGAAGATGGGTATGGAGGCGCACTCACCTGCCATCTACGGAAAAGACAAGAAGAAGTCTGTCCAATACAAGGCGACCAAAACGCCGAGAGGTGGATCTGCCTACGAGACGCCGGATTTCACATACCCACAGCAGTGGGGAATGACGATCGATCTGAATCTCTGCTTTGGTTGCAACGCCTGTGTCGTTGCCTGTCAGAGCGAAAATAACATCCCGATCGTGGGTAAGGATCAAGTGTTGCGCGGTCGCGAAATGCACTGGGTTCGCCTGGACCGTTATTTCGCAGCCGACGTCGACAAAGACCCGAATATCCACTCTTCAGCTGGAGAAACCGGTTCTGCCATGAACGGTTGGCACCAGGGCATCCCTGAGGACGTCCAAGTGACTTTCATGGGCTTGTCTTGTGTCCATTGTGAGCTGGCACCTTGTGAGCAAGTCTGCCCTGTGAACGCGACTGTCCACGACGACCAGGGCCTCAACGTAATGGCTTACAATCGTTGTATTGGAACCCGTTATTGCGCAAATAACTGTCCTTACAAAGTGCGCCGCTTTAATTTCTTCGATTGGAACAAGCGTCAAATTTCTGACCTCTACCTTGGACCTCTGGGTAAAAAGAATACTGATGGGCCCAAAGGCGAGCTTGTCAAAATGCGCAACAATCCAGACGTGACCGTCCGGATGCGCGGAGTGATGGAAAAATGCACCTACTGCGTCCAGCGTATCCAGGGAGCCAAGATCCGCCAAAAGGCGCGCGCTAAAGATTCTAATGATATTAAAGTCCGCGATGGTGCCATCAAGGTCGCTTGCCAAATGGTTTGTCCGACTGACGCCATCAAATTTGGCGATATTGCCGACGAAACCACCGAAGTGTCCAAGGCAAAGGATAGTAAGAGAAATTACGCGCTGTTGGGCTACTTGAATGTGCGCCCACGCACGACCTACCTCGCTAAGCTGCGTAATCCGAACCCCTCAATGCCGGACGCCTACAAGCAGCCTTGGGGGCGTAAGGATTACGAAAACCGATATGGCCACGGCGGTCACGAGGAACATGGGCACGGGGATCACGCTGGCCACGACCATGAAAACCACGCTCCCGCAGCTCACTAATTTATTGCATAGTCATGGCTACTGTTTCTGAAAACGCACACGACCACGGATCGGCTCAGCACGAGATTATGGCAAAGGTAAAGCCTGCTCCGGTGGGTCGGCCTGATTTGGTCGAAAATAACCGGAGCCTCGGTTGGGTCACAGAAAAGGTCTGCAGCATCGTCGAGGAACGGACTCCTCTGTGGTGGTGGATGACTTTCGCAGTCGCTTGCGTGGGTGCGAGCTTCACACTATTCGGTCTGATATACCTGGTTTCTTCTGGAACGGGTGTCTGGGGCCTGAACAATCCAGTCAACTGGGGCTGGGCGATTGTAAATTTCGTATTTTGGATCGGTATCGGTCACGCCGGAACATTGATCTCGGCGATTCTTTGTCTGCTGAGGCAAAAGTGGCGGACTTCGATTAATCGCGCGGCTGAGGCGATGACCATTTTCGCGGTTGTGTGCGCGGGCATTTTTCCGACCTTCCACGTCGGTCGCGTTTGGTTCGCTTACTGGCTCGCGCCTTTCCCTAATTCTAACTGGATGTGGCCACAGTTTCGAAGCCCTCTAGAATGGGACGTTTTCGCGGTATCTACCTATGCGACCGTTTCGACCCTGTTTTGGTTGATGGGTATGATTCCCGACATCGCAACCATCCGTGATCGGGTCGAGATGACCTATCAAAAGCACCTCGCCAATGCTAAGTCAGCTGCGGAGCGGAGCTACCTCAAAGTAGTGTATTTCCTCCGTAAATATTTCTACGGCATTGCTTCCATGGGTTGGAACGGTTCCACCAATCACTGGCGCAATTTCGAAATGGCCTATCTCCTTCTGGCAGGTCTAGCGACGCCGCTGGTTCTTTCGGTGCATACCATCGTATCCTTCGACTTTGCCGCTTCGATTTTGCCCGGATGGCACACGACGATTTTCCCACCCTATTTCGTTGCCGGTGCGATCTTTTCTGGTTTCGGCATGGTGCTGACCTTGATGTTACCGCTCCGAGCGCTGTATGGGCTCCACGATTTGATCACTCAGAACCACATCGACAACATGTGTAAGATCACGTTGGCGACTGGAACGATGGTTGGCTACGCCTACACGATGGAGTTCTTTATCGCCTGGTATGGGGCCAATCCCTACGAGGGCTTTGCTTTCGTAAACAGAGCTTTAGGTCAATATTGGTGGGCTTATCTGGCGATGTTCACCTGCAACGTGTTCACGCCTCAGCTCTTTTGGTTCAGAGCCGTTCGCGAGAACCACGCCTTGGTCTGGATCCTGTCGATTTTTGTCAATGTGGGCATGTGGTTCGAGCGCTTCGTGATTACGGTAACATCCTTGGCGAATGACTTCCTTCCGTCGTCTTGGGGATACTACTCACCGTCGATGGTAGACATCTTTACTTACTTTGGAACCTTTGGACTCTTCTCGATCCTGTTCCTGTTGTTCCTGCGCTTCCTGCCGCTTATCGCGATGGCGGAGGTGAAGATGTATATGCCTGCTGGAGATCCGCACGGTCACCACGGCCACTCAGATGAGAAGGAGGAGAAATAACCGCTATGTCTGATAAAGAATTACTACCTGAAGAGACGTTTGGAGCCATTGGCACATTCCATTCACCTCCCGATATTTTCGAGGCCTGTATCAAGACTCGTGATGCGGGCTTCAAAAAGTGGGACTCATACACGCCCTACCCGGTCCACGGTCTCGATAAGGCGAGTGGTCAAAAACGCTCTTTGGTGGGACTCTTCTCATTGATCGGAGGCGTAACAGGATTTACCGCGGGAAACCTGATGGTTTGGTTTATGAACAGTTTCGACTACCCGCTTATCGTGGGCGGAAAGCCATTCTACAGCCCTATTTTCCCGTTTCCTGTGGCTTACGAGATGACTATTCTTTTCGCGGCTTTCGGCACACTGTTTGGGATGTTTTTTCTCAATCGCTTGCCGCAGCACCACAGCCCGATCTTCAACTACGAGCCCTCTTTCAAGGCAACGGATGATAAATTTCTCCTGTGCATCGAAGCGCGGGACGAGAAATTCGATCCCAAGACATCCATTCAATTTCTCAAGGATCTCGGAGCTACCGATGTGAAGCTCGTTTCAAATAACTAAGATCATGCGCATATTTATCGCCATACTTGCCTTTGTGATCGTCACGGTCGTTTCCGTCCTAGGGTTTCGGGGTAACAAGAACGAGAAAGAGCCTATCTTCATTTTCCCGGATATGGACCGCCAGGCGAAATATCACCCTCAAGGAGAGAGTGGATTTTTCAACAACGGTATGGCCGACCGACCCGCACCTGTGGGCACGGTGTCCCGTGGGACGGCTTTGGACTACGAGAAGGTGTGGAGCTCAGATTTTGAGAATGAGCAATTCCGCTCACCTGAAAAATATACCGGCAAAACAGATTCGGGTGAATGGGCTTCTGAATTCCCTTACGAGGTGAATGGGACTTTCATCGAGTTGGGTGCTGAGAAATATAATATCTTCTGCTCGGTGTGTCACGGTGTTGCTGGCGATGGTCGCGGCATTACGGGGCAATACGGCTTGGTGGGTTCGGCAAATTTTCATGCGGACAACTACCGTCAAATGCCTCACGGTGAGATCTATAATACGATTCGCCTCGGCAAGAATACGATGATGGGCTACGGCGATAAATTAAGCGCCGAGGAACGTTGGGCGGTAGTCGCATACGTTCGCGTGCTACAACAAGCCTTCTATACTCAAGAAGACGAGCTCACTCCTGAATTGAAAGCAACGCTGGGTCTATGAACGCGCAAGAATTAGCAAAAAAATATTCTGGTCTCTCCCTCGGCATTGGTGCCGTCGGAATCATTGTCGCGCTTGTGGGGGTTTTTATGGGCGTGGGCGATCACGACCCGCGCAACCTCATCAGCTACCTGATCGGGTTGGCCTTCTGGCTATCGATTTTGATCGGTATGCTGTTTCTGGTGATGATTTGGTATACCTTTGACGCGGGCTGGCCGATTATCATCCGCCGGCAGGTCGAGCATGCATTATCCGGCTTTAAGTGGCTCTTTCTGCTTTTCATTCCCTTGGCGATTATTCCCCTCACTGGACCCGACAACGCTATCCTGTGGAAGTGGATGAATCCGAATTATGT comes from the Opitutales bacterium genome and includes:
- a CDS encoding cytochrome c, translated to MRIFIAILAFVIVTVVSVLGFRGNKNEKEPIFIFPDMDRQAKYHPQGESGFFNNGMADRPAPVGTVSRGTALDYEKVWSSDFENEQFRSPEKYTGKTDSGEWASEFPYEVNGTFIELGAEKYNIFCSVCHGVAGDGRGITGQYGLVGSANFHADNYRQMPHGEIYNTIRLGKNTMMGYGDKLSAEERWAVVAYVRVLQQAFYTQEDELTPELKATLGL
- a CDS encoding DUF3341 domain-containing protein, producing MSDKELLPEETFGAIGTFHSPPDIFEACIKTRDAGFKKWDSYTPYPVHGLDKASGQKRSLVGLFSLIGGVTGFTAGNLMVWFMNSFDYPLIVGGKPFYSPIFPFPVAYEMTILFAAFGTLFGMFFLNRLPQHHSPIFNYEPSFKATDDKFLLCIEARDEKFDPKTSIQFLKDLGATDVKLVSNN
- the nrfD gene encoding polysulfide reductase NrfD yields the protein MATVSENAHDHGSAQHEIMAKVKPAPVGRPDLVENNRSLGWVTEKVCSIVEERTPLWWWMTFAVACVGASFTLFGLIYLVSSGTGVWGLNNPVNWGWAIVNFVFWIGIGHAGTLISAILCLLRQKWRTSINRAAEAMTIFAVVCAGIFPTFHVGRVWFAYWLAPFPNSNWMWPQFRSPLEWDVFAVSTYATVSTLFWLMGMIPDIATIRDRVEMTYQKHLANAKSAAERSYLKVVYFLRKYFYGIASMGWNGSTNHWRNFEMAYLLLAGLATPLVLSVHTIVSFDFAASILPGWHTTIFPPYFVAGAIFSGFGMVLTLMLPLRALYGLHDLITQNHIDNMCKITLATGTMVGYAYTMEFFIAWYGANPYEGFAFVNRALGQYWWAYLAMFTCNVFTPQLFWFRAVRENHALVWILSIFVNVGMWFERFVITVTSLANDFLPSSWGYYSPSMVDIFTYFGTFGLFSILFLLFLRFLPLIAMAEVKMYMPAGDPHGHHGHSDEKEEK
- a CDS encoding TAT-variant-translocated molybdopterin oxidoreductase, with translation MSKRIFSHPEPSANDFTGPRYWKSLDDLAETSEFKDWVEREFPEGASELEGVDRRKFMKLMAASFGLAGVGMAGCRQPRRYILPYAQQPEYTPVGVPSYYSTSFSIGNQTIPLVVETHGARPIKIEGNPSYKPFGGGSSIFAQASILDLYDPERFTDSVRNGGKASKAEVSTALSELSEAMASASGEGYAIVTGKSSSPTRLRLLETIKKKYPSISIVEYEASQPGFQESALEKYAGKPVKALYDLTKAERVLSVGADITGGENGSLNLIRGFSQGRAIDDPKEADKMNRLYSVEGDFSLTGGMADHRLRLGASQMPAFIALVGAEIFEAFNFDADLVATLRGKGSSLQAHDEWIKACAQDLVNHKQHSAVLAGIQLPEEVHVIVAAINKVLHAEDGGLLRYVETPKTASTHSIIELGAAISEGSVKNLIVLSSNPAFDAPASAGFTDALGKLDSLTTLSYYDTESTESAGLRIAESHYLESWGDARTFDGTLVPVQPMIEPLFDTFTALEILGILAGETGKSGYDMVSETFATIANGDDVATKMKIFLSEGLLPDSGFAATSLSISASKVSEFAEQIMPASVLSKDSLEAIFVPSKHVFDGRYANNGWLLECPEPMTKLTWDNAVVISPRLARELEEEQGIQILPGTTIIQSMGKFRANARDNKYVRGKEIAPMAEITVDGVTVKAPLHVMPGLANYSVILPYGFGRRVVGRIGQNTGFDFFPLKSTDATTAVGVDIKLTEETYVLANTQEHWSMEGRAIVREATVDDFKKHPDFVSKMGMEAHSPAIYGKDKKKSVQYKATKTPRGGSAYETPDFTYPQQWGMTIDLNLCFGCNACVVACQSENNIPIVGKDQVLRGREMHWVRLDRYFAADVDKDPNIHSSAGETGSAMNGWHQGIPEDVQVTFMGLSCVHCELAPCEQVCPVNATVHDDQGLNVMAYNRCIGTRYCANNCPYKVRRFNFFDWNKRQISDLYLGPLGKKNTDGPKGELVKMRNNPDVTVRMRGVMEKCTYCVQRIQGAKIRQKARAKDSNDIKVRDGAIKVACQMVCPTDAIKFGDIADETTEVSKAKDSKRNYALLGYLNVRPRTTYLAKLRNPNPSMPDAYKQPWGRKDYENRYGHGGHEEHGHGDHAGHDHENHAPAAH